A region of the Vicugna pacos chromosome 7, VicPac4, whole genome shotgun sequence genome:
TGGCTGTGGGTGGGCTGGTGGCCCGGacgggagggaagagggaagctgAGCTGTTCAGAGGACACTTACTTCCTTAAGGTGGGTCTACCTCCCATCCGGGTTCCTCTCTCAGGCTTCAGGTCACTGGTGAAAGAAGGCCATGGTGTGGGGTTTGTTGGGCCCCCACCCTAGGCCTGGTGAATTCCCCATTTTCCATGAGTTTTCAAGTGGAGGTAGTCCAACCTGGGCTGATTCAAAACCAGGCTTGACTGTCCACGCTGGGGGCAAAATTACTGCCCCAAGGGAGCTCCGTGGGCTGGGAGCCAATGATCTGGGGTCTAGTCCCAGCTCCACCAAGCACCAGCCCTGTTACTCTGTAGACTCTTTGAAGATCTCAGTTCCCTCCATCTTTTAAAGTGGGGACTGGATTATACTTGTGGTTTTCCAGACTTTTACACCAGGACCCTTGTGTTCACATCAAATCTTAGAAAATGCAAATGCATGTAATAGATGACAGCAGAGTGGCTCTGGTGGGGAGAACCCACCTAGGGGAGGAGTCCTgcctacacacactcacaccctcAAGTTCCACAGCTGGGAAACTGCAGGATGGTCTGGCTTCTGAAATGCCCCAGGCCAAGGGTACGCTGCACCTGGAACCAGCTGGCCTGCCAAGGGGACCAACCTCCGCTGTAGGCTGCCCCCCAGCTTCCCCATTCTTGGGGTGGCATgcctcccctcacccctttcCTCTCCTGGCTCCATGCCCCCTCCGCAGAGAAAGCGGAAATGCCTGGCCTGCATCAAATTGGACTCTGAGGATAAAGTCTTGGGCCGGATGGTCCACTGCCCCTTAGAGACGCAGGCTCAACAGGTACGTgtgggcacaggagggagcagagaggtTGGGCACAGGAGGGGGCTGGCAAGATGGATAGCAACTGGGTCTGTGGGAGAGGTGGGAGGCTGAAGCCTGGATGGAGGGGTGAGGTTGAGGATggtgagagggagaggaggggctcTGGGACTTGGGGATGCGGTGGTGGACACTGCCAGCCCTCCCTGGGCGCTGCTTGGCGTGGGCCTGAGCAGCCGCTGGTGCCAGCAGGGAAGCAAGGAGCACCAGGAGGCCCAGTGCAGCAGGGTGCAGCGGGCTGGTGAGGACCTCCAGAGCTACTACTTACCCGGACAGTTTGCCTTCCTCAAAGCCTTGCCCCCCAGCTGAGGACTGAAGGTAGGTGgccagagggaggaagagaggacgGAGTGGGGCGAGgacagcctggggtggggctgggatgggAGACTGAGCTGCAGCTAggctgtgggaggcagggaggagaaggATTCGCAGCCTGAGAAGAAAGCTGGGACCGGGCCCAAACAGCCTCCCTCACACCCAGTCTTAgtttctttcccctttcctctaGAAGTTCATCCGGCTTCCTGGAAGCTGTGGGAGGTAACCAGTGAGACACAACCCTCCCTTCTCCGCGCCCAGGGAGGACCAGCCCACTATCCCTGAGCTAATAAAACTGCTCTCCAGCTGTGTTCCCTCCTCCCGTACATATCCCGTCTCCATCCCCCCAGCTTAACTGGTCAGAGGCCTGGTATGTGAAGAAAGGCCCTGGATGCAGTGAAGCctgatgggggaggggcacaggATACTTCCCATTGGACACTCAGAAGCCTGTGTGCTCCTCCGCCTCCCCCAGGAGAGACCAGAGCTGGCAGGGACCCAGGCTTGCTTTCAAGAGCCCATGGGAAATGACAGGCAGTGATGCAAACAAAAACACAAGTATTTAATAGGGATGGGCGTGGGTGGGAACAGGCAGCGCAGGCTCCggagagacccaggactgggggcACAGCAGAGGGTCACTGGGACAGGAGAATTCGGAAGGTGGGTAGGTGCGGCTTCCACGCTCTGTGCTCTGCCCTGTCCTCACCCAGGACTGGCTGGAACAGGAGGCTCGCTGTCTGTGTCTTTCTCTCACCTTGAGCCTTAGGAAGAAGCAACTTTCTTCCACTGAGTCTCAGGCTCTCACAGCCAGGAGTGGCAGCAGCTGTGGACACGGGGCCTCTTCCAAGGCGCAGTGTAGGTTGCAGGACAGCCTCACACAGTGCCAGCTGCCAATGGAGGGCTTGAGGGCCCTCACACCTGCTAGAGGCCGCTCTGGAGGGAGGTGTGTCCCTGACGTATGTGGCAGAGGGTGGGGAATTTTTCTTGAGGtcagagtgggagggagggggctgctcTTGGGGACAGGGACCCATGAAGAGCCCCAGGTGCAGGGCCAGTGACCAGCATGATGAAATGGTGAAAACAAGCACGGAGGCAAGCGGGGACTTGCAGGTGAGGAGGCATAATGTGCCAACCCCATGGCCCTGGGCCAGGCCGCAGGACACGCTCAAAAGACAAAGGAGGAGGTGGTGCCTGCAGGGCCGAGCACCCGCTCAGCCTGGGCCAGGCTGTCCCCGGCCTGGCGGTCCAGGTCGCGGCACTCCTGTAGGGTGGCCTGGAACTGCCGGCAGGCCTCCTCTAGGATGGCGCTGCTGGGGGTGGGCCAGGACTCCCAGTACCCGGGCTCTACCCAGGGCTGGGCCTCCCGGGCTCGGGGGCCGGGGCCCGAGCTGGGGCGCAGGGAGCTGTCCAGGTCCCGGCACAGCTGGTAGAAGTCACTGCCGCGCCCGCTCACGCGCTCGCCATCGATGGCCTTCAGGCCGGGCAGCAGCTCCCGGACTGCAGCCCCGTAGGTGGGGCTGGCGCAGAGCGGGTTGCTGAGCCGGGCCAGCGGGTCGCGGAGCCGCAGGCACTCGAGGCCCCGCAGCCCCGCCAGACactgcagctgcccggggccggCCAGCAGGTTGCCGGCCACGTTGAGGCTCTGCAGGTTCTCACAGGCGGCCAGGGGCTCCAGCCCCGTCAGCCGGTTGTTGGCGACGTTGAGCACGGCCAGCTGGCGCAGGGAGGCCAGCGGGCCCAGCTGGGTGAGAGCGTTGCCCGACAGGTCCAGCCACTCGAGGCCTAGGCACTCCCCCAGGCAGCCCAGGTCCACCAGCCCCAGGCCCCGCAGCTTCAGCAGCAGGATGGACTCCAGGGCGAACTCGCCCGAGCGCGACTTGAGCAGCTGGGGTGTGACGCGCACCCCATCAGCCTCACCTGGCTTCTCCCCCCGAGGCTCCATGGGACAAAGTGGGCCTAGGTGGCCCTGGCAGGTCCGTCACTGGGATGTAGGTGCCACTGGAGGTCAGCTGGCTGCTCTCCCTGAAGGAGACCTGTTTCCAACACCCCCACTCACAGGCCAGCAGGTCCCTAAGGAGAGACAATGACACAGTCAGCAGGCCTCCGAGCACCTCTGTGACCAGCAACAGGTGATGGCATCTCCGTGACCAACCAGCCTCTACCGCCAGGGCCAGAAACCTAGATGGCCCAGCATGACGTGAGGACTCAAGTCCAAGGCGAAGGAGGGCAAAGAGCCCCTCAGAGAGAGGTGGGTGGGCACAGGCCCCCACCTAAGGGGGGCCCCCGACTTGGCTCTGGTGGTCATGGCCATGCTGGATGGAATTCAGGCCCAATGTTGccaattattcccattttccaaaTCTGCACTCAGGCACAATcgcggtatttttctttcttggtaaCCACTCATGATTATCTGTTATTATTTCTGAGGTGCttctttttaaccatttaaatttatttttgaatagatAACAGGTCACCATCATTGTTGATCTTGTTTCCTTCCTGGGAGAGCTATGCATTTGCAAACACAAAGTAGAGCCCGCTGGGCCTGGCTTTATTCGCCCGAGTGTGTTCtggactcaattttttttttaagcaatgaattcaaaatggtttCCGGGTCCCATGGGCCAACTTGTAACCTCTGGTTGCAGCTGTGGGGCCTGAAGGCTCAGCCTTCAGTcccagatgaggcaactgagggaCAGCAGACGCCCAGGGAGTAGGCGGCAGGACTGCCAGGCCCCAGGCCTTTGCTACCCctgcccccgcccgcccgccggcccgCCCAGGCACTGGCTCTTCACTCCGGCGTCCACAGAACAGCATTTCTCTGGACGCCAGATAACACGGTCCCAACTGCAAACATGACATCATTTCCAAAGTGGGCAAAGGGGGTCTGGGGAGGGCAGGCCAGGCAGTCAAGGAAGCCATcttggagggaggggcagggtggcACCTATGTTAGCTCCAgaaaggcaggggaaggaggggattTTCAAGTCACCAGGGGCCGCAGAAGCTGAAGTGCCAGTGCAAGACCAGCCGTGACAGAGGAGGCCCGGGGGAGGGTCGCTGGCAATGCTGAGCGCAGAGGGGTCAGGGTTTAGGCTAGAGGAAAACAAGCAGGGACCTCTGCTCCAAGTGGCAGCTCCCCAACCCAGCAGACGCCggccaggcccaggccaggccaggcagggTGACGTCTGCAGAGAACCAAGGGGCCTTTCACTCCCGCTGTTTACAAAACCCACCAGGGCTGGAGTGTCCGCCAGGCCCAAGCTGCGTTTCTATAGTAACGTCACCTTCCATTCCCCCTCCTAGGAAACCAGACCCAAAGCTCCTCCCAcactcccctcctccagccccgggGAGCTGGGAGGCTGCTAACGTATCTGGCCCCAACCCTCCCACCCCATATCTGAGAAGGGGGTCCCCCATCTTTACCCAGCACCCCTCTCGTGGGCAGCAGTCCAGCtccttcatttccaccagagttTCTTGCCAAAAGGCATTGGAGGCACCTGAAGAAGCCTAGCTCATTCTCCGCAGGAGCATCTTCTGGGGTTTGTCAGCAGGGAGTGACGCAGTCCCCTCTGCATCTGGTTACACCTGCTCTGGCCcgtagggtggggtggggcacgAGGGGCACCAGACCCTGAAAACATGCCATAAAAGCCCTAGCAAGCGACAAGGACCCCGCCAAAGGCAACGAGAGATGGAGAGGAGGGAGAACACGTGCTCGGGACCTGGCCACGTGACCAGACACACAGCTCCTACCTCCCACGCAGCTGGGACAGGCAGGGTGGGGGCAAGAAGACTTAGCTGGGACAAGGCTCTAGGGTGCCTGTGGCATCGGCCTTAGGAGGCAGGTGCAGATCCACCCACCATGTGAGCACACAGCACACCAGGCCAGCCTTAGGGGACACAGGCTTCTTTCAGTACCTGTGGGCCTTACTCTAGGAGGATGGCTATCCTCCCAGCCATACTATTTTGGGGGTGAAAGTGGTCGGGAACCCCTGGTGCACACTGGGTCCAAACGAGAAGAGGCCATCAGGTGGGGTAgtctggggcagaggggaggtCACAGTGGACCACGAGGGTCAGGCAGAGATGCCCTGAGGAGCAGGTTAGTGATGGAGATGGAGGTGGTGGCCCGAAGGGAAGGAAAGAACGAGGGAGCAGGGACGGAATGGTGCACTCGCTGCCCACGGTAAAGCCGGAGGGTAGAGGAATGCTTTCTGCAGAAGAGGAACCAGAGGAGCAGAAAGATCCCACTGGGACTGCAAATCAAGCCTTCTGTGCCCCAAGGTCCTATCCGGTGGGAAATACGTGACCCTCCAGCCCACGGCTCTGTGCCTTCGGTCCTGCACCCTTGTCTGCAGTTAGATGAACAGCACCACAGTCAAAACACGATTTGCCAGTGCATCAACCATCTCTGTTCTGCTCCTGGTCACTGTCTTACCTCAGATCTGCACACCTCAACAAGGCAAGGGCCCACACACCTGTGCAAATCCAGGTGTACCCAAATGGAGAGACCAGCAACTGAGAGGAGGCTCTTCACGATGGGAGAATGGCTCAGCCACACCTAAGCCTGTCAGCCCTCCTCTCTGAAAAGCAAGGGGCATCCTGGTCCTGTTACGGAAATAAGCAGAGGCTGTTGGCCCAGTGCGGGTCTGTGAAAAGGACTTGG
Encoded here:
- the LRRC61 gene encoding leucine-rich repeat-containing protein 61 isoform X4 encodes the protein MEPRGEKPGEADGVRVTPQLLKSRSGEFALESILLLKLRGLGLVDLGCLGECLGLEWLDLSGNALTQLGPLASLRQLAVLNVANNRLTGLEPLAACENLQSLNVAGNLLAGPGQLQCLAGLRGLECLRLRDPLARLSNPLCASPTYGAAVRELLPGLKAIDGERVSGRGSDFYQLCRDLDSSLRPSSGPGPRAREAQPWVEPGYWESWPTPSSAILEEACRQFQATLQECRDLDRQAGDSLAQAERVLGPAGTTSSFVF